A single genomic interval of Ischnura elegans chromosome 3, ioIscEleg1.1, whole genome shotgun sequence harbors:
- the LOC124155204 gene encoding uncharacterized protein LOC124155204 — protein MASKKFMPLQRSIKKRASRLAKRQIDTFFRNLDGECENTGMGYEIIGEQCENVGRVERSDLESDGNANQFMEGEDCSPLQSDFEGCSSPSATPSVPESDEDSIFGGHGSSDPVYQTEENCGERRELSLRTQLAQWSVDYGITLEATSALLKILKPLHPHLPKTAESLRLTKKRKVPVKKLDNGSYAHLGLINGIKKFSKIRELEDATVLFDISFDGFPIYKSASTECWPILARCNQLGIREPFPLGIFYGEGKPKPLTEYLSEFLKEVIRDLKNDNAFAFGRQCQLKFRYICDAPARAYIKCIVGHNSIHGCERCEQEGESVGHFTIYSSVVGPSRTNNSFLNGEDFSHHKGDSPLKDIGNVVARLSAANRRTLDANIEEVSPFLPCEFTRKGKFCVIDFLLWFDDADRTAKVKPMRETAVVPERWLLPNHEKCHWPHDFRESMLRGPADVSWPTYDVEVRGTYDSYPKARLKLSKACDTDNFESAAENEAALIRKRRKPTRFSPDSPSSTESEEDKEMAFPPKTTKENGDVRMEFMKKAPENQGIPSPPEIPVRVPIPKSTNSQRQTDGETRSDELTSPGPSCRGHQHHPSTKPSRESRKCIEPPSGRSLENVHQESTMQSSGASEGMKRCLQKILKNQEEIKTTLRAHSAILENICAHVGSESSAENFTKPQGWPSAMPLTDHEAFEKFEFFLGKKENFDFVTKYISLKCYSPKGYEEMSRNICRYIISRQLKVKLNWRGTEQKKGVCSTKTASVLTDAVLFKYPGSGSKAIAKAVSSWLRNNLPSSKKRAFGDTGNIGSDDDLGQE, from the exons ATGGCTTCCAAAAAGTTCATGCCTTTGCAGCGGTCTATTAAAAAGCGCGCGAGTAGATTAGCTAAGAGACAGATTGATACTTTTTTTAGAAATCTTGATGGAGAGTGTGAAAACACTGGAATGGGATATGAAATAATTGGTGAACAATGTGAAAATGTTGGGAGAGTAGAGCGTAGCGATTTGGAGTCGGACGGGAATGCCAATCAGTTCATGGAGGGGGAAGATTGCAGTCCCCTCCAAAGTGATTTCGAGGGTTGTAGCTCCCCTAGCGCTACTCCAAGTGTCCCCGAGTCGGATGAAGATTCGATTTTTGGAGGTCATGGTTCTTCAGATCCAGTGTACCAAACTGAAGAGAATTGTGGCGAAAGAAGAGAATTATCTCTTCGCACTCAGTTAGCCCAGTGGAGTGTGGATTACGGGATAACTTTGGAGGCAACCTCTGCCTTACTAAAAATTCTGAAGCCTCTTCACCCTCACCTACCGAAAACCGCCGAATCATTACGTTTGACTAAGAAGCGCAAAGTCCCCGTCAAAAAGCTTGATAATGGCAGCTATGCTCATTTGGGGCTAATAAATGGGATCAAGAAATTTAGTAAGATCCGGGAATTGGAAGACGCGACAGTTTTATTTGATATTAGCTTTGACGGATTTCCCATTTACAAAAGTGCTTCCACTGAATGCTGGCCAATATTAGCCAGGTGTAATCAACTTGGTATTAGAGAGCCATTTCCTTTAGGAATATTTTATGGGGAAGGTAAGCCTAAGCCTTTAACGGAGTATCTCTCTGAATTTCTGAAAGAGGTAATAAGAGACCTGAAGAATGATAATGCCTTTGCATTTGGAAGACAGTGTCAATTAAAATTCAGATATATATGTGATGCACCCGCACGAGCATATATCAAGTGTATTGTGGGGCATAATTCTATTCATGGATGTGAAAGGTGTGAGCAGGAGGGCGAAAGTGTAGGGCATTTCACAATATACAGTAGTGTAGTTGGCCCATCAAGGACCAACAATTCTTTCCTGAATGGAGAAGACTTCTCTCATCATAAGGGAGACAGTCCTCTGAAAGACATTG GTAACGTTGTGGCCAGACTGTCAGCTGCCAACAGGCGCACTTTGGATGCCAACATTGAGGAAGTATCACCGTTTCTTCCTTGTGAATTCACTAGAAAA GGAAAATTTTGCGTGATTGACTTTTTACTTTGGTTCGATGATGCTGACCGAACAGCAAAAGTAAAACCCATGAGGGAGACTGCGGTTGTGCCGGAAAGGTGGCTTCTcccaaatcatgaaaaatgcCACTGGCCACATGATTTCAGGGAGAGTATGCTAAGAGGGCCAGCAGACGTGTCATGGCCTACTTATGATGTAGAAGTGAGAGGCACCTACG ATTCGTATCCGAAAGCTAGGCTAAAATTGTCAAAAGCCTGCGATACTGACAATTTTGAGTCTGCTGCGGAGAATGAGGCAGCACTTATAAGGAAGAGGAGGAAGCCAACACGGTTTAGCCCTGATTCTCCTTCATCAACGGAGAGTGAAGAAGATAAGGAGATGGCATTCCCTCCTAAAACTACCAAAGAAAATGGAGACGTGAGgatggaatttatgaaaaaagcaCCTGAGAATCAGGGAATACCTTCTCCTCCTGAAATTCCTGTTCGTGTACCAATTCCTAAAAGCACGAATAGTCAGAGGCAAA CAGATGGAGAAACGCGCAGTGATGAGCTTACATCACCTGGACCATCTTGTAGAGGTCACCAGCATCATCCCTCGACAAAGCCATCTAGGGAAAGTCGTAAATGCATAG aaccACCATCTGGCAGAAGCTTGGAGAATGTGCACCAAGAGAGCACAATGCAGTCCTCAGGGGCATCAGAAG GAATGAAAAGATGccttcagaaaatattgaaaaatcaggaggAGATAAAGACAACATTAAGAGCACATAGTGCCATACTAGAAAATATATGTGCTCATGTAGGAAGTGAGTCATCCGCAGAGAATTTTACAAAGCCCCAAGGGTGGCCCTCTGCGATGCCTCTCACAGATCATGAGGCCTTCGAAAAGTTTGAGTTTTTTCTGGGGAAGAAAGAAAACTTTGATTTTGTG acAAAATACATTTCTTTGAAATGTTATAGCCCTAAGGGTTACGAGGAGATGAGTAGGAATATTTGCCGATACATAATTTCAAGGCAGTTGAAGGTGAAGTTGAACTGGAGGGGAACAGAACAGAAGAAAGGCGTTTGCAGCACGAAAACTGCTTCTGTTCTGACTG ATGCAGTACTTTTTAAGTACCCAGGCTCCGGCTCAAAAGCCATAGCCAAGGCAGTGAGCTCCTGGCTACGTAATAACCTCCCCTCAAGCAAAAAACGAGCCTTCGGAGACACTGGAAACATTGGCTCAGATGATGATTTGGGTCAAGAATAG